In the genome of Vicia villosa cultivar HV-30 ecotype Madison, WI linkage group LG7, Vvil1.0, whole genome shotgun sequence, one region contains:
- the LOC131617840 gene encoding uncharacterized protein LOC131617840 codes for MENQTKETRKSCFGKLVMGRNKSRRMLWFKKMKKEISSWRFSVFKWKRLDNLQTTFMDTVVYRILSVAEAVVLVSTVCFFYLCCGCHF; via the coding sequence ATGGAAAACCAAACTAAAGAAACTAGAAAGAGTTGTTTCGGGAAGCTTGTTATGGGAAGAAACAAGAGTAGAAGAATGTTGTGGTTcaagaaaatgaagaaggaaatttcgAGTTGGAGATTCTCTGTGTTCAAGTGGAAACGACTTGATAATCTTCAAACGACATTTATGGATACCGTCGTTTATAGGATACTGTCTGTTGCTGAGGCGGTTGTTCTTGTTTCAACTGTTTGCTTCTTCTATCTTTGCTGTGGCTgccatttttga
- the LOC131615850 gene encoding conserved oligomeric Golgi complex subunit 5 yields the protein MASPAAARSPAPSAATPLSRLSTFKNPTPTTASSALDSLASDPIFSAFLSPSFSSTTFSAAALSSGSPASTAEKLHHAIGLLENQLRSEVLSRHDELLSQLSSLHHADHALSTLRSALSSLQSSIRRLRSELSDPHRSIASKTAQLSNLHRTTELLQHSVRALRISKKLRDLMAVEPDKLDLAKAAQFHSEIISLCNEYDLTGIEVVDEELRWVRESGDLLRNEAMKVLERGMEGLNQAEVGTGLQVFYNLGELKVTVEQVINKYKGMGTKSVSVALDMKAITGSSAGGFGPGGIRGTGTPQIGGGAKAKEALWQRLGNCMDQLHSLTVAVWHLQRVLSKKRDPFTHVLLLDEVIQEGDPMLTDRVWEAIAKAFASQMKSAFTASSFVKEIFTMGYPKLYSMIENLLEKISRDTDVKGVLPAINSAGKEQIVSAVEIFQSAFLGHCLSRLSDLVNSVFPMSSRGSVPSREQISRIITRIQEEIEAVQMDARLTLLVLREIGKVLLLFAERAEYQISTGPESRQVNGPATPAQLKNFTLCQHLQDVHSRISTMLKGMPSIAADVLSASLGAVYGVACDSVTPLFQSMLDRLESCILQIHDHNFGMLGMDAAMDNNASPYMEELQKCILHFRSEFLSKLLPSRKTATPGIENICTRLVQSMASRVLVFFIRHASLVRPLSESGKLRMARDMAELELAVGQNLFPVEQLGSPYRALRAFRPLIFLETSQLASSPLLQDLPPNVILHHLYTRGPEELQSPLQRNRLTPLQYSLWLDSQGEDQIWKGIKATLDDYATNVRSRRDKEFSPVYPLMIQLGSSLTEKTKASSNS from the exons ATGGCCTCACCAGCGGCGGCGAGGTCGCCGGCACCGTCCGCCGCCACTCCACTCTCACGTCTCTCAACCTTCAAAAACCCCACTCCCACCACTGCCTCCTCCGCACTCGATTCCCTAGCCTCCGATCCCATCTTCTCCGCATTCCTCTCTCCTTCCTTCTCCTCAACCACCTTCTCCGCTGCCGCACTCTCCTCCGGATCCCCTGCCTCAACCGCCGAGAAACTCCACCACGCCATCGGCCTCCTCGAGAATCAGCTCCGTTCCGAAGTCCTCTCCCGTCACGATGAACTCCTCTCTCAGCTCTCTTCCCTTCACCATGCTGATCACGCTCTCTCAACACTCCGATCGGCTCTCTCCTCTCTCCAATCCTCCATCCGCCGTCTCCGATCCGAACTCTCTGATCCACACCGTTCCATCGCCTCCAAAACCGCGCAGCTCTCTAACCTTCACCGGACTACTGAGCTCCTCCAACACTCCGTCCGCGCGCTCCGTATCTCGAAGAAGCTTCGAGATCTCATGGCTGTTGAGCCTGACAAGCTCGATCTCGCTAAGGCTGCGCAATTCCACTCCGAGATCATTAGCCTATGCAACGAATACGACCTAACTGGAATCGAAGTCGTTGATGAAGAGCTTCGCTGGGTGAGGGAAAGTGGAGATCTGTTGAGGAATGAAGCAATGAAGGTTCTGGAAAGAGGAATGGAAGGGTTGAATCAAGCGGAAGTTGGTACTGGCTTGCAGGTTTTCTATAATCTTGGTGAATTGAAGGTAACCGTGGAGCAAGTGATCAACAAGTATAAGGGAATGGGGACGAAGAGTGTGAGTGTGGCATTGGATATGAAGGCAATTACTGGATCGAGTGCAGGTGGGTTTGGACCCGGTGGAATTAGGGGCACTGGAACCCCTCAGATTGGAGGAGGAGCTAAGGCTAAAGAAGCTCTGTGGCAGAGGTTGGGGAATTGTATGGATCAATTGCATTCACTTACTGTGGCAGTGTGGCATTTGCAGAGGGTGCTTTCGAAAAAGCGCGATCCGTTTACCCATGTTTTGTTGCTTGATGAAGTCATTCAG GAAGGTGATCCTATGTTAACGGATCGAGTCTGGGAGGCCATTGCAAAAGCTTTTGCAAGCCAAATGAAATCTGCTTTCACTGCTTCAAGTTTTGTTAAAGAGATTTTTACAATGGGATATCCAAAGCTTTACTCCATGATTGAAAATCTCCTCGAAAAAATTTCACGTGACACAGATGTCAAAGGAGTGTTGCCAGCCATTAATTCAGCTGGAAAAGAGCAAATAGTTTCAGCTGTCGAAATATTCCAGTCTGCATTTTTGGGTCACTGCTTAAGTCGTCTTTCAGATCTAGTGAATAGTGTATTTCCAATGTCCAGTCGTGGAAGTGTTCCCTCCAGGGAACAAATATCAAGAATAATAACGCGCATTCAGGAAGAGATAGAAGCTGTTCAGATGGATGCACGCCTAACTCTTCTTGTTTTGCGTGAAATTGGCAAGGTTTTGCTTCTTTTTGCTGAGCGAGCTGAATACCAG ATATCTACTGGTCCTGAATCACGTCAAGTAAATGGCCCTGCAACACCTGCACAGCTGAAGAACTTTACATTGTGTCAACATTTGCAAGATGTTCATTCACGGATATCAACCATGCTTAAAGGAATGCCCAGTATTGCTGCAGACGTTTTGTCTGCTTCGCTGGGTGCAGTATATGGCGTTGCATGTGACTCGGTAACGCCTTTATTTCAGTCAATGCTCGATCGTCTTGAGTCTTGTATATTGCAAATACATGATCATAATTTTGGAATGCTTGGAATGGATGCTGCTATGGACAATAATGCATCACCTTACATGGAGGAGCTCCAGAAATGTATTCTTCACTTCCGCAGTGAGTTTCTATCTAAGTTGTTGCCTTCCAGAAAAACTGCAACACCGGGAATTGAAAACATATGCACCAGGCTTGTCCAGAGTATGGCTTCCCGTGTTCTGGTATTCTTCATTCGGCATGCCTCTCTTGTCAGACCACTTTCAGAATCAGGGAAATTGAGAATGGCTAGGGATATGGCTGAATTGGAGTTAGCTGTGGGTCAAAATTTGTTCCCTGTTGAGCAACTTGGTTCCCCATATCGAGCACTTAGAGCATTTCGTCCACTTATATTCTTGGAAACTTCCCAGCTTGCATCATCTCCCCTTCTTCAAGATCTGCCACCAAATGTCATACTTCATCATCTGTATACCCGTGGTCCTGAAGAATTGCAGTCACCTCTACAAAGAAACAGGCTGACTCCATTGCAGTATTCATTGTGGCTTGATTCACAAGGAGAGGATCAAATATGGAAGGGCATCAAAGCAACACTTGATGATTATGCTACAAATGTGAGGAGTAGAAGAGATAAGGAGTTTAGTCCTGTTTATCCTCTTATGATTCAATTGGGTTCATCGTTGACTGAAAAGACTAAGGCTTCCTCAAATTCTTGA